A single genomic interval of Agelaius phoeniceus isolate bAgePho1 chromosome 31, bAgePho1.hap1, whole genome shotgun sequence harbors:
- the LOC129132106 gene encoding uncharacterized protein LOC129132106 has translation MEPLIVRDESAAPTHSARATGPAGPGGSSGGPIKAPAEPGRSGRLWKLFPPPGAVGMSCHLHQHLPPLHQDPVALSPGVPFPPQRWHSTTCVPQAVPGQAVPLQRAASSSVCHQQSVTQAVPSPCVPQRLLQQQIVPRRVTACAPPQQRATGGLGVTRCVPHQAGVTQCVPHQAGVTQCVPQQLRVPQHCLPVPQQQQTVPRCVTTCVPQQHLAGGAGGTGVTQCVPQQLRVPPPQCVPQQQQIVPRCVTTCVPRPPFAAKGVLPRQSATRCVPQQCVTSVCPQQGVPTCVTTCVPQQRAARGVSYRWVTAPVPQQWQSVTAGVPQQWHGRCVTKCVPQQCDTGGASICVPQQQQQSGTICVPQQSATKCVPQHYGTICVPQQSATKCVPQQSATKCVPQHYGTICVPQQSATKCVPQQSATKCVPQQYGTIGVPQQCVTKSATQQSATKCVPQQSVTKCVPQQGMAKCVPQQSATKGVTQKYGTVCVPRQSATKCVPQQSVKCVPQQCGTVCVPQQSVTKCVPQQSATKCVPQQYGTIGVPQQCVTKCVPQQSATKCVPQQCVSKSVTQQSATKCVPQQYGTIVAPQQCVTKCVPQQSATKCVPQQSATKCVPQQHGTVCVPQQSATKCVPQQSGGVKISSHSKKYCSAPKWPW, from the coding sequence GATGTCCTGCCACCTGCACCAGCACCTCCCTCCGCTCCACCAGGACCCCGTGGCGCTGTCTCCTGGCGTCCCCTTCCCGCCTCAGCGGTGGCACTCCACCACCTGCGTCCCCCAGGCTGTGCcgggccaggctgtgcccctgcagcgggCCGCGTCCTCCAGCGTGTGCCACCAGCAGAGCGTCACCCAGGCCGTGCCATCCCCCTGCGTGCCCCAGcgcctcctgcagcagcagattGTCCCCAGGCGGGTGACAGCGTGTGCGCCACCTCAGCAGCGCGCGACCGGCGGCCTGGGTGTCACCCGCTGCGTGCCACACCAGGCGGGGGTGACCCAGTGCGTGCCACACCAGGCGGGGGTGACCCAGTGCGTGCCACAGCAGCTGCGggtgccccagcactgcctgcccgtcccccagcagcagcagactgtccccaggtgtgtcaccaCCTGCGTGCCGCAGCAGCACCTggcgggcggcgcgggcggcACCGGCGTCACCCAGTGCGTGCCGCAGCAGCTGCGGGTGCCACCGCCCCAGTGcgtcccccagcagcagcagattgtccccaggtgtgtcaccaCCTGCGTGCCGCGGCCGCCGTTTGCCGCCAAGGGCGTCCTGCCGCGGCAGAGTGCCACCAGGTGCGTCCCCCAGCAGTGTGTGACCAGCgtctgtccccagcagggcgTCCCCACGTGTGTCACCACCTGTGTCCCCCAGCAGCGCGCGGCCCGGGGCGTGTCCTACCGGTGGGTGACAGCGCCCGTCCCCCAGCAGTGGCAGAGTGTCACCGCCGGTGTCCCCCAGCAGTGGCACGGCCGGTGTGTCACCAAGTGTGTCCCGCAGCAGTGTGACACCGGCGGGGCCAGCATTTgtgtcccacagcagcagcagcagagtgggacaatTTGTGTCCCACAGCAAAGTGCCACCAAATGTGTCCCCCAGCACTATGGGACAATCTGCGTCCCCCAGCAAAGTGCCACTAAATGTGTCCCCCAGCAAAGTGCCACCAAGTGTGTCCCCCAGCACTATGGGACAATCTGTGTCCCCCAGCAGAGTGCCACCAAGTGTGTCCCCCAGCAAAGTGCCACCAAGTGTGTCCCCCAGCAATACGGGACAATCGGTGTCCCCCAGCAATGTGTGACCAAGAGTGCCACTCAACAGAGCGCCACCAAGTGTGTCCCCCAGCAGAGCGTGACCAAATGTGTCCCCCAGCAAGGCATGGCCAAGTGTGTCCCCCAGCAAAGCGCCACCAAAGGTGTCACCCAGAAGTATGGGACAGTCTGTGTCCCCCGGCAAAGTGCCACCAAGTGTGTCCCCCAGCAAAGTGTCAAGTGTGTCCCTCAGCAGTGTGGCACAGTTTGTGTCCCTCAGCAGAGCGTAACCAAGTGTGTCCCCCAGCAAAGTGCCACCAAGTGTGTCCCCCAGCAATACGGGACAATTGGTGTCCCCCAGCAGTGTGTGACCAAGTGTGTCCCCCAGCAAAGTGCCACCAAATGTGTCCCCCAGCAGTGTGTGAGCAAGAGTGTCACTCAACAGAGTGCCACCAAGTGTGTCCCCCAGCAATATGGGACAATTGTTGCCCCCCAGCAGTGTGTGACCAAATGTGTCCCTCAGCAAAGTGCCACCAAATGTGTCCCCCAGCAAAGTGCCACCAAATGTGTCCCCCAGCAACATGGGACAGTTTGTGTCCCCCAGCAGAGTGCCACCAAGTGTGTCCCCCAGCAGTCCGGTGGAGTGAAGATCTCCAGCCACTCCAAGAAATACTGCTCGGCCCCCAAGTGGCCCTGGTGA